The following are encoded together in the Flavobacterium sp. TR2 genome:
- a CDS encoding efflux RND transporter periplasmic adaptor subunit has translation MKKYIAAFLSAIFLTACGNNKTEENKSTEAKSIGIVKLSAEQIKNAGLESGNPTVKNVKEILKLQGTVTVPPKSVISISIPLGGYVKSTNLIAGMNVQKGQVLAVLEDMQFIELQQNYLMAKEKFELAQNEHRRQKELNANKAASDKVLEQITTEMRTQRITMASLEQKLNLLGINAKALNVNGISKTIKVISPINGLVSKVNVNIGKYVNPTDMLFELIDKKDIVLTLNAFEKDVTSLSIGQNVTVYANASDAKKYGAKIAFINQSLNGDRAAEIICKVNNYNPELLPGLFVNAEVEIENQKALTVPEDAVVRWEGKFYVFTELGNNQFKMNEVKSGVKNEGYNQIISDAISSSSKVVIKNAYTLLMSAMNNDEQ, from the coding sequence ATGAAAAAATATATTGCAGCGTTCCTAAGCGCTATATTCCTAACCGCTTGCGGGAATAATAAAACGGAAGAGAATAAAAGTACAGAAGCCAAAAGCATTGGTATTGTCAAATTAAGTGCCGAACAGATTAAAAATGCAGGTTTAGAAAGTGGCAATCCGACGGTAAAAAATGTTAAAGAGATTCTGAAGCTTCAGGGTACCGTTACTGTTCCTCCAAAAAGCGTAATCAGCATCAGCATTCCGTTGGGAGGTTATGTAAAAAGTACAAATTTGATCGCGGGAATGAATGTGCAGAAAGGACAAGTTTTGGCAGTTTTAGAAGATATGCAGTTTATCGAGTTGCAGCAAAATTATCTAATGGCTAAAGAGAAGTTTGAACTCGCACAGAATGAACACAGAAGACAGAAAGAGCTTAATGCCAACAAAGCGGCGAGTGACAAAGTTTTGGAACAGATTACGACCGAAATGAGAACGCAGCGCATTACAATGGCCTCTTTGGAACAGAAATTAAATTTATTAGGAATTAATGCTAAGGCATTAAATGTAAATGGCATAAGTAAAACCATTAAAGTGATTTCGCCTATAAATGGTTTAGTTTCAAAAGTCAATGTTAATATCGGCAAGTATGTAAATCCGACTGATATGCTTTTTGAATTGATTGATAAAAAAGATATCGTTCTGACTTTAAACGCATTCGAAAAAGATGTGACCTCACTTTCGATTGGACAAAATGTTACGGTGTATGCAAATGCTTCTGATGCTAAAAAGTACGGAGCCAAAATCGCTTTTATCAACCAAAGTTTAAACGGCGACCGAGCTGCAGAAATCATTTGTAAAGTAAATAATTACAATCCAGAACTTTTGCCTGGATTGTTTGTGAATGCTGAAGTGGAAATCGAAAATCAAAAAGCACTGACTGTTCCAGAAGATGCAGTTGTACGTTGGGAAGGTAAATTTTATGTGTTTACAGAACTTGGAAATAATCAATTTAAGATGAATGAAGTAAAGTCTGGAGTTAAAAACGAAGGTTACAATCAGATTATTTCAGATGCTATTTCGAGTTCGTCAAAAGTGGTTATAAAAAATGCCTACACTTTATTGATGTCTGCCATGAATAATGATGAACAATAA